One segment of Solanum lycopersicum chromosome 1, SLM_r2.1 DNA contains the following:
- the LOC101254846 gene encoding probable protein phosphatase 2C 10: protein MDNLCCFNSKFSKLAGGRSSCSSGKGRSNQGPTKYGFSLVKGKANHPMEDYHVSKFVQLHGHELGLFAIYDGHLGDSVPAYLQKHLFSNILNEEDFRNDPHRAILKAYERTDQAILSHSPDLGRGGSTAVTAILINGRKLWVANVGDSRAVLSRRGQAIQLSIDHEPNTERDDIENRGGFVSNMPGDVARVNGQLAVSRAFGDKNLKSHLSSDPDVTNADVDAETDLLILASDGLWKVMSNQEAVDIVRKVKDPEKAAKQLAIEALVRESKDDISCIVVRFKG from the exons ATGGATAATTTATGCTGCTTTAATTCAAAGTTCTCGAAG CTTGCAGGAGGACGGTCATCATGTAGCTCTGGCAAAGGAAGAAGCAATCAAGGGCCTACCAAGTATGGCTTCAGCCTGGTTAAGGGGAAAGCTAATCACCCCATGGAAGATTACCATGTTTCTAAATTTGTCCAATTGCATGGACATGAACTAGGACTCTTTGCTATTTATGATGGGCATTTGGGAGATAGCGTGCCTGCCTATTTACAAAAGCATTTGTTTTCCAATATCTTAAATGAG GAGGATTTTCGGAATGACCCTCATAGGGCAATTTTAAAAGCATATGAGAGAACAGATCAGGCTATTCTTTCACACTCTCCTGATCTTGGAAGAGGTGGCTCCACTGCCGTGACTGCCATTCTTATAAATGGTCGTAAGCTATGGGTAGCAAATGTTGGGGATTCGAGAGCAGTCCTTTCTAGGAGGGGTCAGGCCATCCAGCTCTCGATTGATCATGAACCAAACACCGAACGAGATGACATTGAAAACAGAGGTGGTTTCGTCTCAAACATGCCAG GAGATGTTGCTAGAGTGAATGGCCAACTAGCTGTATCTCGAGCTTTTGGTGACAAAAACTTGAAATCACATTTGAGCTCTGATCCTGATGTAACAAATGCTGATGTTGATGCGGAAACAGATCTTCTCATACTTGCAAGTGATGGTCTATGGAAG GTAATGTCTAATCAAGAGGCAGTTGACATTGTGAGGAAGGTCAAAGATCCAGAGAAGGCAGCCAAGCAATTAGCGATCGAAGCATTGGTCAGAGAAAGCAAAGATGATATCTCATGCATTGTTGTCCGATTTAAGGGGTAA